GGCACCCAGACCTGTGGAAAAGGGCGGGTAGGGAAGCAGGCTGGCTGCTACTAGGCAGCTAGCAGCGGGTCTCATAAATGCCACCGTGGCCAATGTAGTGCACCCATTTGATGACATCATGGTCGCTGTAGTTCAGCTTCGGTTCAAACACCTTCAAGTAGCGCACCTTGAGGCCAGAGGGTGCGAATGGCACCTCAAAGTTCATGGAAATGGGGGGTCGAGCCCATTTCTTCTTGTCATTGGCGGGCAGAAGTTCAATCTCTGCGTTGATCTGCGATTCCTTCAAGCCTGCCACGCGCTTTATCTTCCACACGATGGCGTTCTCTCTGGCCTTGCACTTGGCCTTCCCCTTCATGCACATCACCTGTACCCCGCTTGTATTCAGTAGAGTTGGGATCCTCACCTCAATCTTCTGAGCCAGTAAAGAGGGTTTGAAATTGGATTTGATGACCACCTTGACCTCCAGCTTGGTGCGTCCCAGTTCTCGCACTACTGGGATCACCCGGAAAGGAAGGATGATGTCCTTGGTGGTGCGATACCTCATTAGCTCAAACTCTCCATCTGGTGGGATGAAGCTGATGCTGCGTTCAGAGTCAAACTTTCTGAGTCGCACACACTGGTGGAAGGTGCAGTCATCGATGGCAATTGATTGCTTTCCGTTCTTGCTTGTTTCATCAGCTGTGCCTTTGCCTTGCTTCTCAATGACAATCTTGTCATTCATCCCAAACTTGCATTCAGGCATGCCACTCAGGTAGCTCTTTATCACCACCCGGTCTGACACATGGGCACTTAGCACCTGCCCCTGTGGGGACATGAGGAGGTTCACACTTTCCAGCACATCCAAGAAGAGCTCATTCCGGCGATACTTGATGCCCTCCCACTGCCAACCAATCTGCCCAGTCACCTGGCTGGTGATCTGGGATTGCTCTTCTTTGTCTGATGCTGGCTCTTGATACCCTGCTGAGTGATGAAGATTTTCAGTGCTCCTGTCTCTGAATTCTGTGGATAGCCAAAGTCCAGGATCTCATCCAGCAGCTCATATATGAGCCCAAAATTGTTCTTGATATTCTCCTCGCTGATCTTGCCAAAGTAGGCAGCCATTACGTCACACATCTTATAGAGGAATTCAAAGACCATGGCAGCATTGACATTCTGCTTGGTGACAGCTGCCAACCAGATGTTGGACCGCTTAACATGGAAGAAACTGGTGCGAGCGATGTTGGTGATGGGGCTGCATACCTGCTGCCGGGTGTGGATAACATTGACCCGAAAGCATCCACTGCATTCCTCCCTGTCATCTCGGTAGACCTGGGAGAGGAGCACCTCCCCCTTGTGATTATAGATGAATAAGCCTCCAATCAGCCTCCTCCAATCAGCTCAGTCTCCAAGGCCCATCACTCTGAGAACAGACCTGGTGTCCACGGCTGCCTGCTCAGCACCACCCACCCCCGCCAGCCACTCTCCAGATCCCAAGATCTTTCTTGATtctttaatatctattcttctttgtaaaaataaattaatttcaaaattatagaattacacacttttaaaaaaaaacctagctcCCATAAAGTTCATAAATGAGACTCATTAGACAGGCAGACCAAAGTCATTTTCTCCCTGACCTCCTGTTGAAAGCATTTCACTTTCACTATCAtgaattttcacttatttctcctGGTAGAGAGATGGGCAGATGAATAGTGAAGTCTTTTGGCAACatgacatttcatttatttcccttcactATAGAAGCACTGCTGAGAGTGATGAGGAAGGAGGATGCCTTGACTCATATCTCCAGTTTTTGTATGATTGATTGGAGGGGGCTAGAGGAGATGACGTAGAAGATTTTTCCTAGATGTAACACTCTAGGAAACACTAGAGACCAAGACAGGTAAGGACTGAAAATATCCTTGGGATTTAGCAGGTAGGCAGCCAGTGGTAATTCATTAGAGAGCAATTTCTGTGAAGGAATTTGGGATAAGGAGTAAGAGTTAGGTGAGTCAGGGAGTGTCAAGCTGAGATGAAATTCATTAAGGAATGAATGGAGCATGAGCAAGTGGTTAGCATGGCCctgagaagaagggaagggaatatCCATTTGGTGAGATAGAGGAGGTTGATTGCTTGCT
This genomic stretch from Canis lupus familiaris isolate Mischka breed German Shepherd unplaced genomic scaffold, alternate assembly UU_Cfam_GSD_1.0 chrUn_S1938H2137, whole genome shotgun sequence harbors:
- the LOC119878817 gene encoding LOW QUALITY PROTEIN: AP-2 complex subunit mu-like (The sequence of the model RefSeq protein was modified relative to this genomic sequence to represent the inferred CDS: deleted 2 bases in 1 codon); translated protein: MGPLVSLAVAPATKAWPLQGPVIKIASKSTADWRRLIGGLFIYNHKGEVLLSQVYRDDREECSGCFRVNVIHTRQQVCSPITNIARTSFFHVKRSNIWLAAVTKQNVNAAMVFEFLYKMCDVMAAYFGKISEENIKNNFGLIYELLDEILDFGYPQNSETGALKIFITQQGIKSQHDKEEQSQITSQVTGQIGWQWEGIKYRRNELFLDVLESVNLLMSPQGQVLSAHVSDRVVIKSYLSGMPECKFGMNDKIVIEKQGKGTADETSKNGKQSIAIDDCTFHQCVRLRKFDSERSISFIPPDGEFELMRYRTTKDIILPFRVIPVVRELGRTKLEVKVVIKSNFKPSLLAQKIEVRIPTLLNTSGVQVMCMKGKAKCKARENAIVWKIKRVAGLKESQINAEIELLPANDKKKWARPPISMNFEVPFAPSGLKVRYLKVFEPKLNYSDHDVIKWVHYIGHGGIYETRC